The region TTTTATCCAAATTTTTACTAACGATACTTTGATGGATATCAGGCTCAAAGCTATCGATACCTCTGTTTATCTTGATGTAAATTCTCTCTGCGACAAAGCTTATTCCGATAGGAACTCTCATGTTTTTAGCAAGCTTTACTATGGACTCCATTAGCACAGGAGTTAAGATATACATCGCGTTTTGAATATCGGTCGTATATACCTTAAAAAGCTCGTTAAATTCAGCATTATCGACGATAATTTCTTTAGCCGAAGGCTCATCGGGCTTGCCATGAGATAGCACAAAAGTCTTTGAATCTATCTTTTTATTAAAACTCGCTACGAAAAATAACCCCTTAAAAAACATCAAAGCCCTATCATCACTCTCGCCTGTGATCGGATTTACAAAGCTGTCTTTGCCCTCAAGCGTAAGGTCGCTAAAGCTAAATTTAACGCCGTCTATCTCGCCGCTTACTAGGTCGTTGCCGTAATCTTTTGTAATGATAAAAAACAGCCTGCTTTGCATTATATAAAATAAATTTACGTGGCTATGCATGTCGTAGTTAAACCCAAGCGAATTAAGATAGCTTTCAAGATAAAATTTCTTATACTTCCTTGCAAATTCGTGCTTTTCTTGCCGAGCAAAATAAAAAAACAGGTTATCATAAGCCACATAAGCAAGAAAAAGCGAAATTGCAAGAGCTAAAATTTGACCTAAATTTCTACCTTGCAAAAAGCCTATGTGCATACTTGGTGGAATTTGAGTAAAAATTTGATTAAGGACGTAAAAAACGCAGATAAATATCGCTAAAGTAGCCGCTATGCGATATGAGAAAAATTTAGAAAGTATGAGCTTTCGCTCTTTTTCAAGCTCAAGTAGGGTTTTCAAAAATAGCCTTTTAAATTTGATTGATTATATCAAATTTAAGCTTTTAAAGAGGATTAGCGTGACCAAATTTAGCCACGCTAAAAGATTAAAAGATATTAATATTCAAATATATTTGGATTTATCACAAGAGAGCGATATGCTACATCGTCTCTTGAAGCAGACTCTACATCCATTTCAAATTTGATCTCGTTTGTCTTTGGATCGATCTCGATTAACACCATCTTAATAGTCTTATCGGGGCGAAGCAAATTTACGTTTGAGCTTGAGATGTAGTAAGTCTTTTTATCCTTTTGCCACTCGGTGTTGCTAGTAACCGCACTATAAAACTCAAATCCGCGCTCTTTGCCGAATTCCCAAGTTTGCTCGACAGTCAAATTTTTCTCATCTATCTTGTATTCAACCGCACGCGAATATTTATCCTCTTTAAACACAGGCTGCTCCATACCGCGACCATCACCGTTATCAAATACGCTTATGTGTTTTATATTGCCCTTATTTTCGTATCTGCCGGTTAGCCAAGCGGTGTGCTGCGTCCAAGACCAGTCAAAATCACTTTCGCATTTAGAATTTTCGCATTTGATTTTTTTGCCGTTTTTATCAACAGGAACCAAGACTTTAGCCTTAAAGTCATCGCTCCATCCTTCGGGACTTGCCAATATCCATTTGACCTTTTTATCTTTGCCGATTTTTACGATTCCTTGGTGGCGAAGAGAGAGAATAATACCCTCATCAACTGCATCATAAGAGATAGAGTTTACGTGCGCCCAATTATGTCCTGTACCGGTGCCGATCTTGTCGCCAAATGGAGCGTCTGAGCTAACGTCAATCTGCTTTGCGTTCATGTCGATGTTTAGACAAACTGCACGAGGATCAAGTGCTTTTATAAGATTGCTTCTATAGACATTGTTTCCAAAAATTTCGTTTAAATCCCACTCGTTTACAACTTTACCCGTACCGTCAAGCTCGATGATATGATCACGCACGGTGTGTGAAATTTGGCCGTCTTTGTGATGATAGTTGTATTTGCCTACACGAAGCAATAAATGATCGCCCTTAATCGGCAAAACTTCATGGCTTAGATCTATATATCCGCGCGGTAAAATTCTCTCATAGACTTGCTTGCCCATGAGGTCATATCGCATATATTTTTGCGACATTCCAAAGCTTAGATCGCCGTTTGGAAGTTGATGAAAGCCCATCATCATACCTGTATTTTCGACATTTCTCTCGCGGCGATCGTAAAATTTGGCGTAGTCAAGATACCATCTAACTTCACCTGCAGTATCAATGATATAGTTTTCCGTGTAGTCATTCCAGCTAGCAGCACCGCCACTTCCCTTACTCCAGTCAAAAGGCTTATGTATGCCCGTAATAGTGTTATTTATAAGATACAACCTATCCTTAAAATCAGGCGCAACTTTCTTTGGAACTCTCTTTTGCATATGTTCAAATCTAAAATCGCGGCTTAAGGTTACAATCGGTTGAGCGTAAATTTTATACATCTCTTTTTTCTTTTCGCCTTTAAATGTATAACTTACCTCAACTTGGTTCAAGTAATCAGGATATAATCCCCAAATAGGCACTCCGTCATGGTTCAAAAGAGCATTTTGTGAGACATTGTAGTTGATATCAACTCCTCCGTTTGGTTTGCCAAGTACGCGCACATGGATATCCGTTATATCTTTGCCTGCCCGATCGACTATAGCCGTCAATGGCGCTACATCATAAGGATTGATATAAACTCTTCCGAGCTCTCCTTGAACTTTTATCTGATGAGCCAATACTCCGGAATTTGCAGGAATAGGCGCTACAATCAAAGTAGCAAGAGGTAAAGAGAGTGCAAGTGCTGCACAAACTAAGGAAATTTTTCTCATTTTCTATCCTTTCTGTAAGATGTTGTATGTTAATGTATATTATTTATTTCACACAAATTTTGGCTAAATTTTAATTAAAAATTAAATATAACATATGTTTATAAACTAATAAAATATATTAAGTATTGCATGATAAGTTGAGTAAAATTTCAATAAGAGGCCCGACAAGCGTTTGGCTTATCGGGTTAGGTTTATTTTTCTTTAAAATACTCCGCTTCAAGCTTCTCAACCTCTTTTATAGCCTTTCTTTCGTAAAGCTTAAATTCAGGCGAATAATACTGAAGCACGGTTTTTAAGCCTTTGTGTCCCACTTCCAAGTGGCAGCTTGCACAACCTATTTTATTTTCCGTATCCAGCAAACTTACGTAATGCTCGTGCATCTCTATGGCTTTTTTAGAGAATTGCTCGTTGGTTAAGTAGTTCGGATGACACTTTATACATCCGTCATCAAACACATACCTAGCTCTATGCTTCATATTGGCAAGCCAATACGGGCTGGTTTTGTTAAAATCATCTGTAAAAAAGTGCTTATACCCCTCTACTACGCCGTTTCTAGCCTTAGTATAGATATAATTCACAAGGCTATCATGCGGTAAATGGCAATCCACACAATCAACTTTAATTCCCGTCTTACCCGCTCCGCCATGCACATCTTTTCTATAGGCTATCGCCATAGGTATCATCTCGTGGCAAACTACGCAAAATTTCTCATCGCTAGTTGCCTTTAGCGCTCCGTAAGTTACGTATGAAGCGGCAAGACCCAAAAAGCCTCCGATAACTACCCACAATAAAATCTTTTTCATGGCGTCTTCCTCATCCACTGCTTAACCTCCCTCTCATGACACTCGTCGCACATATTTATAGACTCCTTGTGCTCTCTGTGGCACTCGTCGCAGTATAAATTCGGACCGTCATGAACGGAGTTATGAGGATTGGCTTTTAGCAGATCCATATAAGCAAGCCGCTCTGCCATGTATTTTTTGTTCTTATGACAGGCGAGACAGGATCTCTCTCCTGGATCTTTAAATTTTTGAGGATCGTCTCCTTGCTCTGCGTGACAATTTAAGCAGTTAAACATAAGCACGCTGTGATGATCCTTGATGGGATACTTTTCTAAAAGCTCTTTCGTCATTCCTAAATTTTTATCGGCAACCTTGGTTGCATTGCCGTCGGCTGCCGATAAATTCGATATAGCCATAAAAAAGATACTAATTAATATTAAGATCTTTTTTTGCATCAATATCTCTCCGATAAATTAGATATTTTCTCCGGCAATCATACCAAATACCAAACAATCGGTAATAGCGTTACTTCCTAGGCGGCTTGCTCCGTGAGTACCGCCCGTAACCTCTCCTGCTGCATAAAGATTTGGAATCGGCTCATTTGTCACAGAAGATATAACTTGCGCTTTTGTATTTATCTTTAATCCGCCCATTGTGTGGTGAACTTTCGGAGCCCCTCTAACCGCATAAAATGGCGCAACAGAGATATCTATACCCTTTGTTGTTTTAGCATCTACAGGTTTTCCAAAGTCTGCGTCTTTGCCCTCTTTTACAAAGCCGTTATATCTCTCAACTGTCTTTTTAAGCTCATCGGCAGGGATTTTAAATTCAGCCGCAAGTGCGTCAAGGGTGTCAAATTTTTTCACGAGTCCGGCTTCAAGAGCTTTTTCGTAATGCACAGGAAGCATGTGAGTAAGCGCTCTTGAGTCGCAGAAATTTATAGGATAGTTTCTGTCATCCTCGCCTTTTTCATAAATTACTTTAAACATCGCTTCACTTCTGGTTCTTCTATCTGCCAGCTCGTTCATGTAGCGTTTACCTGTTCTTGGATTTACGGAAATTCCAAACATAAACGCACCGTTTACGTTAAACATAGATCCAACGCCAAATCCAGGCTCATCAGCGCAAGCCCACGGTCCGTATTGTATCCAGCTTGGTTGAACAGGATATGCGCCCACTCTAAACGCCGCTAAAAGTCCGCCCGCAGTTGAGCCAGGTTGGTTGGTAGAATCGGTCTCAGGAGTAATTCTTGGATCTTGAAGTCTTCTATAGACTTTATCTCGGCAAAATCCACCGCTTGCCAAAACAACCGCTTTTTTAGCTTTAAAATACTTCACGTCGCCGCTTTTATTTTCGGTATCATCGCTTAATAATTTGCCGTCAAATTTATAGTTTTCTCTTGCCATAACACCGATCACTGCGCCTTTATCATCTAAGATAAATTCATCAAATTTAGTTCTTTTTTTGATAGTTGCGCCTTCCATTTTTTCAAATGTTTCAATCATCGGAAGCACTATACCCGCACCGCTTCCGTTTTGGGTTTGCAAGCTTCTTGGAACCGAGTGTCCGCCTGCGTGAGTGATTTGGTCGATATATTTCGCACCGCAGTCAAGTGTTAATTTATACGCATCTTGCGCTCTTTGTCCGATTATCTCTAAAAGCTCTTTGTGGTTGATGCCGCGTCCTGCTTTTAAAGAGTCTTTCATAAATAGCTCGGTGCTATCTTTGATGCCCGCCTTTATCTGCAAATCGCTGTTAGGCACGGCAAAAATTCCTCCGTTGATAACGGAATTTCCTCCAAGGCGACCCATCTTTTCAAGCAAGACTACTTTGTTGCCTTTTTTAGCAGACGTTATGCCCGCAGCCAAAGCTGCAAAGCCCGAGCCAATGATCACAACGTCAAATTCCTCATCCCATTTAATGTCTTTAGCGTTCATAGCAGCATTTGCATTAACGCCACCTAGCGCCAGCATACCCGCGCCTACCGCACTAATCTTAACAAAATCCCTTCTGGATAAGTTTCGATTTTGCATTACATCCTCCTATGAATGTGTTTTAGATTATAAAAAGTCGCATTAAACGACAAATTATTTTTAACTAAATTTTCCGTTAACAGCAGTCGGCTCTCTATGAAACCGACTGCTAAAACACAGGATGAAATCCACCTAAATATTCTCTCCTGCTATCATTCCAAATGTAAGACAATCTGTAATCGCGTTACTTCCTAGGCGGCTTGCTCCGTGAACTCCACCTGTAACTTCGCCAGCTGCATAAAGCCCCGGAATTGGTTTTTTGTTATAAATTGATATAACTTGAGCTTTTGTATTTATATTCACACCGCCCATTGAGTGGTGAAGCTTTGGCACACCTCGCATAGCATAAAATGGCGGAGTTGATATAGTCACCCCTCCAATCATATCAACAGGCTTTCCAAAGTCAGGATCTTTTCCGTCTTTAACATACTTATTGTATTGTTCGACTGTCTTTTTAAGCTCGGCCGCAGGAATTTTATATTCGGCTGCCAATGCGTCAAGTGTGTCAAATTTCTTTAAAATTCCTGCTTCAAGCGGTTTATTTAGTTGATCCGGTAAAATATCCTTAACAGCTACAGAGTCGCAGAAGTTGATAGGATAGTTCTTGTCTTTGCCGATAACTATAAACATAGCATCGGATCTTATCTTTCTATCGGCAAGTTCATTCATATAGCGCTTGCCTGTTTTCGGATCTACACTTATGCCGTATCTAAAGCTTGCATTTACGTTAAACAATGCTCCTACGCCAAATCCACTCTCATCCGCACATCCCCATGGACCAAATTGTAGCCAGCTTACTTGCACCGGTACCGCACCTATCGCAAGTGCTGCCATAAGTCCGCCGGCTGTTGCACCGGGATGGTTGGTAGAATCAGCATCTTTATCTAGTCTTGGATCTTGAATTTGTCTATAAAATACATCTCTACAAAATCCACCGCTTGCAAGAATTACGCCTTTACTGGCCTTAAAGAATTTTGTAGTTCCGCTTTTATTTTCTCTATCATCATCCATTAAACTTTTATCAAATTTATAGTCTTCTCTTGCTTTTATACCGACAACTCTACCGCTATCATCAAGTATAAACTCATCAAATTTTGTCCTAGTTTTGATAGTAACTCCATCTATCTTTTTTACATATTCAATCATCGGCAGAACTATTCCCGAACCGCTTCCGTTGGTAGTTCCGTATGTCCTAGGCACTGAGTGTCCGCCTAAGTGTTCGAGTCTATCGCGATATTGCACACCGCATTTTAAAGTAAGCGCTAAAGCATCTTTGGCTCTATTGGCTATTGTTTCAAGCAAATCTTTATGATTTATATTTAATCCCGCTTTAAGGCAGTCTTTTAAAAATAGCTCGTTAGAGTCTTTTACCCCTTCTTTATCTTGTAAAGGATTGTGAGGAAAAGCGGCCAATCCTCCGTTAATTACAGAGTTGCCTCCTAGACGACCCATCTTTTCTACGAGTAAAATCTTGTAACCTTTTTCTGAAGCTTTTACGGTAGCCGCAAGAGCAGCAAAGCCCGAACCGATGATCACAACATCAAATTCTTCATCCCATTTGACATCTTTGCTATTCATAGCAGCACTGGCATTTACACCACCTAAAGCAAGCATACCTGCACCTACGGCACTAATCTTAACAAAATCCCTTCTGGATAAGTTTCGATTTTGCATTACATCCTCCTATGAATATAGTTTGAGATATTATTTAAATTAATTATATCAAATGGCCTAGGTTCTATCCTGAAATAACAAACTATGCCAAAAATAAAAATATTTTATATTTAATAAGAGTTAAAAATGCAATCAATATCGTCATTTTTGAGTTTTATTTTTGAATTTTAATATCAGTTCATATCTCTTTTTTTGTATTTTTTGTCAAAATTTTATTCATTTTATTAAAATATTATTAAAATGAATAACTAAAATTAAAATTTAAAAATAAATATTTTCATATTTTTAAAATTTGCCTGACATTACTTTTAATAAATCAAATTTGGCTATAATTTTTCAAAATTTTATAAGGAGAACAGATGCCTTTCGTAAATATCAAAGTTTCAGCGCCTGAGCCTACCAAAGAGCAAAAAAAGCAAATTATCGCCGAAGTTACGGACACTCTAGTAAGAACGCTAGGTAAAGACCCTGCTGCGGTGCTTGTGATGATAGAAACACTTGAAGCCGAAAGTATAGGCAAAAGCGGACTTAGCTTGGAAGATTTAAGGAGTAAAAAATGAGTTGCAAGAAAAAAGAAGCTTGCGAAGTAAAAAGTGAATTTAGCAAAGAAGATATAGAGCGCAAAGTGACACTTGCGACAGGTGATAAAGCGCCAAATTTCAGCCTTGAAAATCAAGATGGAGTAAGTGTGAATTTAAAAGACTTCATCGGTAAAAACGTCGTGCTTTATTTTTATCCAAAGGACAATACGCCCGGATGCACCACCGAAGCTTGCGAATTTAGCGCGATTTACGATGATTTTATCGCCCAAGATA is a window of Campylobacter sp. CCUG 57310 DNA encoding:
- a CDS encoding cytochrome c3 family protein, whose protein sequence is MAISNLSAADGNATKVADKNLGMTKELLEKYPIKDHHSVLMFNCLNCHAEQGDDPQKFKDPGERSCLACHKNKKYMAERLAYMDLLKANPHNSVHDGPNLYCDECHREHKESINMCDECHEREVKQWMRKTP
- a CDS encoding NapC/NirT family cytochrome c, coding for MKKILLWVVIGGFLGLAASYVTYGALKATSDEKFCVVCHEMIPMAIAYRKDVHGGAGKTGIKVDCVDCHLPHDSLVNYIYTKARNGVVEGYKHFFTDDFNKTSPYWLANMKHRARYVFDDGCIKCHPNYLTNEQFSKKAIEMHEHYVSLLDTENKIGCASCHLEVGHKGLKTVLQYYSPEFKLYERKAIKEVEKLEAEYFKEK
- a CDS encoding flavocytochrome c; translated protein: MQNRNLSRRDFVKISAVGAGMLALGGVNASAAMNSKDVKWDEEFDVVIIGSGFAALAATVKASEKGYKILLVEKMGRLGGNSVINGGLAAFPHNPLQDKEGVKDSNELFLKDCLKAGLNINHKDLLETIANRAKDALALTLKCGVQYRDRLEHLGGHSVPRTYGTTNGSGSGIVLPMIEYVKKIDGVTIKTRTKFDEFILDDSGRVVGIKAREDYKFDKSLMDDDRENKSGTTKFFKASKGVILASGGFCRDVFYRQIQDPRLDKDADSTNHPGATAGGLMAALAIGAVPVQVSWLQFGPWGCADESGFGVGALFNVNASFRYGISVDPKTGKRYMNELADRKIRSDAMFIVIGKDKNYPINFCDSVAVKDILPDQLNKPLEAGILKKFDTLDALAAEYKIPAAELKKTVEQYNKYVKDGKDPDFGKPVDMIGGVTISTPPFYAMRGVPKLHHSMGGVNINTKAQVISIYNKKPIPGLYAAGEVTGGVHGASRLGSNAITDCLTFGMIAGENI
- a CDS encoding DUF3137 domain-containing protein; the protein is MKTLLELEKERKLILSKFFSYRIAATLAIFICVFYVLNQIFTQIPPSMHIGFLQGRNLGQILALAISLFLAYVAYDNLFFYFARQEKHEFARKYKKFYLESYLNSLGFNYDMHSHVNLFYIMQSRLFFIITKDYGNDLVSGEIDGVKFSFSDLTLEGKDSFVNPITGESDDRALMFFKGLFFVASFNKKIDSKTFVLSHGKPDEPSAKEIIVDNAEFNELFKVYTTDIQNAMYILTPVLMESIVKLAKNMRVPIGISFVAERIYIKINRGIDSFEPDIHQSIVSKNLDKRIAADLNSLFNIIRILKLNHIYN
- a CDS encoding flavocytochrome c — translated: MQNRNLSRRDFVKISAVGAGMLALGGVNANAAMNAKDIKWDEEFDVVIIGSGFAALAAGITSAKKGNKVVLLEKMGRLGGNSVINGGIFAVPNSDLQIKAGIKDSTELFMKDSLKAGRGINHKELLEIIGQRAQDAYKLTLDCGAKYIDQITHAGGHSVPRSLQTQNGSGAGIVLPMIETFEKMEGATIKKRTKFDEFILDDKGAVIGVMARENYKFDGKLLSDDTENKSGDVKYFKAKKAVVLASGGFCRDKVYRRLQDPRITPETDSTNQPGSTAGGLLAAFRVGAYPVQPSWIQYGPWACADEPGFGVGSMFNVNGAFMFGISVNPRTGKRYMNELADRRTRSEAMFKVIYEKGEDDRNYPINFCDSRALTHMLPVHYEKALEAGLVKKFDTLDALAAEFKIPADELKKTVERYNGFVKEGKDADFGKPVDAKTTKGIDISVAPFYAVRGAPKVHHTMGGLKINTKAQVISSVTNEPIPNLYAAGEVTGGTHGASRLGSNAITDCLVFGMIAGENI
- a CDS encoding 4-oxalocrotonate tautomerase family protein, giving the protein MPFVNIKVSAPEPTKEQKKQIIAEVTDTLVRTLGKDPAAVLVMIETLEAESIGKSGLSLEDLRSKK
- a CDS encoding aryl-sulfate sulfotransferase, producing the protein MRKISLVCAALALSLPLATLIVAPIPANSGVLAHQIKVQGELGRVYINPYDVAPLTAIVDRAGKDITDIHVRVLGKPNGGVDINYNVSQNALLNHDGVPIWGLYPDYLNQVEVSYTFKGEKKKEMYKIYAQPIVTLSRDFRFEHMQKRVPKKVAPDFKDRLYLINNTITGIHKPFDWSKGSGGAASWNDYTENYIIDTAGEVRWYLDYAKFYDRRERNVENTGMMMGFHQLPNGDLSFGMSQKYMRYDLMGKQVYERILPRGYIDLSHEVLPIKGDHLLLRVGKYNYHHKDGQISHTVRDHIIELDGTGKVVNEWDLNEIFGNNVYRSNLIKALDPRAVCLNIDMNAKQIDVSSDAPFGDKIGTGTGHNWAHVNSISYDAVDEGIILSLRHQGIVKIGKDKKVKWILASPEGWSDDFKAKVLVPVDKNGKKIKCENSKCESDFDWSWTQHTAWLTGRYENKGNIKHISVFDNGDGRGMEQPVFKEDKYSRAVEYKIDEKNLTVEQTWEFGKERGFEFYSAVTSNTEWQKDKKTYYISSSNVNLLRPDKTIKMVLIEIDPKTNEIKFEMDVESASRDDVAYRSLVINPNIFEY